The nucleotide window TCTGAAGAGAGGTAATGAGAGCGAACCTGGAGCTGGGGTGTTTGACTCACAACCTCAAAGCCAAGGAGATACAGGTTTGAATTCGATTGTTCAATAGGAGGGAGTAATGTCTCAAATGCGTCTAAGCCTGCACGTCCTGGAATCCTTCCCAGAACAGGGTAGGAAACAATAACGTTGGAATATCCAGACTTTAAGCCGATTCGCCCGTTCTTCTTCGCCAGCGACGAGAATAGAAGTCTAGTTCGGCACCTAAGACCACTTACCTTAACTTGAACTGACGTCGCTGTCAAAGCTCCCCCGTTCTAAAATTTGATACGACGTGTCACGTGTCATGTTCCGAATTCTCTCTCATGGCTTCAACTACATCTTGCAGAAGGGAGAACAGTCTAGCCATTCATCAGTTCATAGCCCCCCGGGGCTCAAGGGCGCACCGACTTAACCCTTCGTTCACTCGGGTTCTCTAACATCGATGCTTGCGGTAGTAACTATCCTTGTCATTCCGACAGCTTCCATCTGACCATGCCAACCAACGGCGAACACACTCTTGCTCTCCCTCAGTTGCATCTACCTATACCAATGTTTGAGTTGTCTAGAGATGGGACTATAGTCCAGTCTCCTCGCTCCTGGCCCATATCAGATTGAATCAAGCGTCAGCCTCAACCCCCCTTTCTCAAAAAGGATCGTTCCAAGGACCATGCATGGTACATATAGTCAGTGTGCGGGTTTATCACCCTTAACCCCCCGTCCCCCACGCTCGTAGCTTTCTCTAATATTGTTCTCCCGCACATAATTACGTGGTTCGTCTACTTTATTCCATATGTGTGGCGCATCGGTAGTCGGCAGGTCAGCTACGGCTTTGGGGAGTAAATGCGATTCAGGGATGTGTCCCTGGTGTTGCATTCAGGAACACCACGGGACTTGTTTTCGCTTGCGCTCGTCGCGCGACTGGTTACACGACTATGGGATGGGGGGTCGGCAAGTCGGTTTCAATCGTAGCCGGTGCGCAGCTCGTACCGCCCGTTCCAAACGATACTTGTCTCACTGGGGCTTGCCCTGCTGGTTTGCTCATCCTTCGCCTTCGTAGGCATTATTTTACCTTACCCTGAACGGAGTAGCTGATCTTCCACAGGGACACATGGTCACGGAGCCTCGTTCAGCTTCTGGCGTGTGCTCCAGCGCGACGTCAACCCTGGCAATCCGTCTTCCGGTGGCGCGATGACATCCATTAATAACATATTTCAACCTTCACCCTCGGATCAGAACCCGTCGCTCTGCTACAATGTGTGACGGTCTCTTTTGAGATGGGAGTCGGGTTGAAACGGcattttctctctcttccctgACCTGTTGCATCAACGCCTTGCATCGGTAGCCAATCGTCAATTTGTGGCCCACGTTCCTTGTATGCGCGTTCCAACGTCGTCCGGTCCGGTATCACTACCAGCAACTCGATGCATGTGTCTTGCTGATACACGGTGCTGAAATTTCGTTGCGCAACCGTCATGTCATGCTTTTCTCATCCTGTGCTGCAAGCGAGCGAACAGCGACAATTCCATTTACGAGCAAAGGCTCAGAGCGTCCGGGACGGGGATAGGCATGATAGACATGGCTGGGGGCAGATTCACCACAGCCGCATTGctgtcgccatcgccgcttTGTTGCTGCTATCCTTCCCGTAGTCCGTGCCACCACAAGCGACTCTGCGTTCCGTTGCGTGATGACTGGCGGGACATTCTCCTTTTGGGGCTATGATTTAACCGCACTGCATCATCACTCAAACCGCAAGACACAGCCGGCTCATTGGTTGCCGGCAAGCCCAGGTCTACTTACTGTCTCCCATGCGGCCTCTGCCCAACTTGCATGATTGCGGATCACGACTCGACTGCTTGACCTTGTCATCCGTGCGGGCTGCCATACACGACTTTTGTCATCGCGGCAAGGGATCGTCTACACCCGTGCGTTTGCCGTTGAATCCGAGATTCGATTGGGCCGTCATCTTTCCCCTGCTGGCTCGTTTCCTGCACCACCCCCGTTGCAGCGATCACTTCATACCCGGGGCTACAGATCCGGTTTGGATACTCCCGTCGTGGGTCGAAACAGAGCCGTCCACTTCCGCATCGAAACACGCACGAGGCATTACTGTTGCTAGCCAGGGCCGTTACTGCAGGTCTGGATCCCACGCAATTGCTTCACCTCGCCACACTCGGCCAGCCTAACAACGAGGCCACCAATGTAGCTGTACTGGTGGGTCACCTGCAAGAACAGACACAAACACTGATCATCGTCCCCATGTGCAGATTATGGTACGCATGCAAGCAGATGCGAGCCGAGCAAATCACCAGCATGCTACGGAGACCGACCGCAAGGCCTAGGTATTCCGTCCAACTTGGTTCTGAGTGATGGGACGTTCTGGGACGTTCTGGGACCTTCGACAACACGCTGCTGTTTGCGTGATAAGATTTAACCTCCGTCAATCGTTCGGGTAGACCGAAAGCAAATGATTGCATCGGATATGAGTCCGTCGAACACCCCATCATCGGCCAACTCGATTGTTCATACCATGATTCTAGATGCGACGATTGGGTTAGTACATAGTGTGAAcctgcgcctgcgcctgcgcctgcacctgcacctgcacctgcatcTGTTCCGTTGCGGAACATGGGTAGCAGACATGCGGGTCATCCACCAGCGAACCTGGACGGTGGAAGAGTAGACGCGCAAGTTCCCTGCCTGTCCCTTTCGAGTTCCCGGTGGCATTGTGGCTGGGATTGATCAGGGTCGTTCTGATTTCCGGTCGAGGGCTCGGACTTTCCAACCGACATTCGGCCACACCAACTCCGGAACTCTGATACTTCTCCCTGTTTGTCGTCGCCTCATGTCGCCCACGCCCTTGGCCCGAGGTTCGCATGAGGCTCTGCTCCCGTGGCCTTGCCACAGGTcgctcttcgtcgtcgtcgccctcgtcgtcctcgtcttcgtcgcgttGTCTGTTTCTGTGTTTGCTTcaacacccccctcccccataGCCATGTCGCATTGAGCCTCTCACCCCGAAAACATGTTTGGCTTGGCTGTTTGGGACGTCGGATGGATATTCGATCAATACACTTACCTTATGAGTATCAGAAGAGAGCATACGAAGGGGTGTAGCAAGCCATGAGCGCGCCAGAAGGAACGAGAGTGAGAGGCAGAGTGAGCGACGGAGgcgcgtcgccatcgtcccgACTTCAGATATCTAGACGACTCTCATGCGGTCTTGGGCCGTCATCTTTCTATAAAGACAGGACCAACCTCCCGCCCCAAACCTTTTTTATCTTCTTCATCCCCATCCAGCAGCCAGCAACCAGCAGTCTTTGAGTCATCCGACCACTTCTCTCCTTCCAATCATTTATTGTATAATTCTTCCCTGCCGGACAGGACTTACCTTCTCTCACAACACAATGGCTTCCATCAAGAGCGTTTTCGCCATTGGCCTTCTGGCCACCGCCGACATTGTTGCTGGCCACGctgccatcatcgccgccaccggtGATGCTGGTGGACAGGGCATGGCTCTGGGCATTGACTCCAGCACCCCCCGTGATGGAACCCGCCGTGATCCTTTTCAGCAGGACAGCACTCGTTTCAAGGGCGAAGCTGCTGATTCGTTTGGTGAAACTGTCGGTGGCGGCACCAACAACCTGGAGACAGGCACCAAGGCCATGATGGCCGAGACTGGCACCATGCTTCCTCAGGTCTCCCCCGGTGGCTCCGTCGACATGACCCTGCACCAGGTCaacggtgacggtggtggtaTGTAACCCGATTTGAATCAGCATTAGCGTCGACTCCAAGTTCTGGCTAACACGGGAGAAAACAGGCCCATATGACTGTATGATCAACGCTGACGGTACCGGAGCCGACTGGACCAACATCAACGTGGTCACCACTCCTCCGGGTCAGAACTCCCGCAACCGTGAGGGCGCCATGACCGACTTCCCTCTCAAGGCTGCCATCCCCGCCGATCAGACCTGCACAGGCACAGTGGCCGGCCAGTCCAACGTGTGCTTGGTCCGCTGCCAGAACGCCGCTCGTGCCGGCCCATTCGGCGGCATTGTACCAGTCCAGATGGCTGGTACCACCACgccggctgctgctcgccgCAACTTGATGCTCGCCGTCAAGCGCTCCGACGACCTCCTCAGGAAGATGATCAAGCGCGCCCAGACCCCTTCAGCCGCCCCCGAGGACGACCCCGCCTACCTGGCCGAGCtccgcgccgacggcgaggagatCTAAACGTATTAATATGGATCCAGGGCTGTCATGGGGGTTGAAACAGGGAACTGCGGATGCAGGAAGGACAGACATGAAAGGAGGCTGCTGActcgatgatgatgctgatgcctGTCATTTATGTATCTGGAGAGGGCCTTGACTGCGTCTGGTCGTCGATAGTATACAATTCCATTCTCTGATTGCTTGCTACAAAAACGCTATCTATCCTCGATCAGTCTAGCCTCCTATAGTATGGATAGAGCTTTATCATTTGTGCGTTATTTCGACAGGGCACACCGTCCATTTCCAGGGTCGTCAATGGAGCTACCCCACTGAATAGGGGCTATCGGTACCGAATGCTTAATTGGACTGCTTGTAACCCCTCGTCCTTCCGGCGTGATGACCTGACAAGCCGGAAGATTTAATGTCTTTGCAATCAAAGCAACGCCATCCCACTCACGCGGTCTGCCGTTGTCCAAGAAAGATAGGCTGTCGCAGCGTTGTGTTGCGCCGAAGATGAGACGAGGCCGTGTCTCCTGTTGG belongs to Colletotrichum higginsianum IMI 349063 chromosome 5, whole genome shotgun sequence and includes:
- a CDS encoding Cas1 appressorium specific protein, with the protein product MASIKSVFAIGLLATADIVAGHAAIIAATGDAGGQGMALGIDSSTPRDGTRRDPFQQDSTRFKGEAADSFGETVGGGTNNLETGTKAMMAETGTMLPQVSPGGSVDMTLHQVNGDGGGPYDCMINADGTGADWTNINVVTTPPGQNSRNREGAMTDFPLKAAIPADQTCTGTVAGQSNVCLVRCQNAARAGPFGGIVPVQMAGTTTPAAARRNLMLAVKRSDDLLRKMIKRAQTPSAAPEDDPAYLAELRADGEEI